The window AGGCCGAAAGCGACGGCGTAGATCCCCTGCAGGGCCAGCTTGGCCGGCTGGGAGAGGCCGTGGCGGCCGCTGCCGCCCTTCAGCTTGCCCCAGTCGTCCAGCAGGCCCACCGCCCCGAACCAGACGAGGGCGGAGAGCCCGGCCCAGGCGAAGGGGCTGGAGGGGCTGAGCCAGAGCAGGTAGCCGGCCAGGATGGCCAGGATCATCATGAGGCCGCCCATGGTGGGCGTGCCCCGCTTGTTGCTCACATCGATGACGCCGTAGTCCTCCACCAGGTCGCGGATGCGGCGGCGGTGGAGGAAAAGGATGACGCGGCGCCCGATGAGCAGACTGACCACGAAGGTGGTCATGGCCGCCATCACGGCGCGGAAGGTGAGGTAGTGGAAGAGGCGCAGGAAGCCGGGGCCGCCCAGCTCCTCGCGCAGGAGTTCCGCCAGCCAGATCAGCATGGTTCTTTCTCCCGGGGCTCGGCCAGGGCCCGCATCGCCTGCTTCAAGGGGAAACGCGGCCGGAAGTGCGTGCTGGTGAGCAGGAAGCCGTCCAGCTCGCCCTTGAGGTCCTCCAGGCGCAGCTCGCCCTGGCGCACCCGCCGCTCCAGGGCCAGGATGGCCGCTTCGCGCACCCGGCAGTTGGCGTGGCGGGCCAGAGGCAACAGCCATTCCCGCCAGCTCGCCGCCGGCAGGCAGGAGGCCCACCAATCGGCCACGGCCCGGGCCTCCTCGAAGTTGCCGCGGTCGCGGAAGCGCGCCATGGCCGCCTCCAACGCGGGATCGGGCGGGTCGTGCAGGACGGCCAGGCTGTGGATGGCCTCCACGCGGGCCTCCCAGTAAGGATCGGCCAGCGCCCGGCGCAGCGCGCGGATGGAGTCCGGCGTGGCGGGCAGGGCGGCGAAGGCCGTCATCAGGTTGCGCCGGATGAAGCCGTTCTGGTGGCGTCGCTCGCCCAGCAGCCGCGGCAGCAGGGCGGGCGGTGCGGCGTCCTCGGCCAGGTGGACGAGCAGGGGCAGGGCGGCGTCCAGCCGCAGGCGGGTGGCCAGCTTGATGCCGGCGTTGCGCTCCGCCCACTGCGGCGAGCAGAGGGCGGCCAGGCAGCGGTAGGCCACGTAGCGGCGGTCCGCCTCGTCCCGCAGGTCCTCCACCCGGGCGAGGAGCTGCTCCGTGCCCAGGCGCTCCAAGGAGCGGGGGGAGCCGTGGGCGCCGCCCGGCGCTGCCTCGGCCGGCAGGGGGCGTCCCGCCGCCACGTCCAGGGCGAGGGCGGCCATGCGCAGGCGGGCGTCGCCGCGGAAGCCGTGGGCCGCCGAGGCCATCTCCCGCCGGCGCGCCGGATCCTCCAGCAGGGCGCCGAGGGCCTCCACCAGCCGCTCCGGCCGGACCCCGGCCTCGATCCGCCCCTCCGCCAGCAGCGGCTCCTCAAGCAGCAGGGCGGCGGCGCCGGCCCGCTCGGCGCAGCGCGCGTTGGCGGTCTGGTGGTCGCCGGGCAGGCCCATCTTGGGGATGAGGAGAGCGGGACGGCCCATGGCCAGCAGCTCGAAAATGGCCCCCGCGCCGGCGCGGCAGCAGACGAGGTCGGCCGCGGCGTAGGCGAGCTGGATCTGGTCGAAGTAGGGCCGCGCATGGTAGGAGGGCGCCAGGGCGGGCCAGTCCGCCACGTCGCGCTCCAGGGCGGCCAGGGCGCGGGCATGCTCGGCGCCGGCGTCCCAGGCCGTGCCGGCCGACATGCCCGTCCCGTGCAGGACCTGCACGCCGCGGCGCAGCAGCTCCGGCAGGATGCGGTAAAGAGCGAGGTTGATCGCCCGCGCCCCCTGGGAGCCGCCAAAGATGAAGAGGACGGGGCGGGCCGGGTCCAGCCCCAGGACGCGGCAGGACTCCTCCCGGTCGGGCAGCTGCTCCAGCCCGGCGCGCACGGGGTAGCCCACGGTGAGGACACGGCAGCCGGGGAGGGCCTCCGCCGACTCGGCGAAGGTGAGGGCCACCACGTCGGCCAGCCGCCCGGCCAGGCGGTTCATGAGACCGACAGTGGCGTTCTGCTCGTGGATGAGGATGCCGCAGCGCAGCAGGCCCAGGCGGCGCAGCAGGGCCGCGGCGAAGACGGCGGGCGCGGCGGCGTAGCCGCCCGTGGCCACCAGGACCTGGGGCCGGAAGCGCAGCAGGTGCCAGGCGGCCTGCAGCACGCCCAGCTTGAGCCGGACCATGAAGGCGGGAAGCCGCCAGCTGCGCAGCCCAGGGAAGCCCATGGCCATGACGGGGCGGAAGGGCAGATCGAGCTGGCCGCCCTCGCGCAGGCCGGCCACGATGCGCTCCTCGGCGCGGCCGCGGGTGCCGATGTAGAGGCCGTGCCAGGCGGGATCGGCCAGCAGCACCTGGGCCACGGCCAGGGCCGGGTAGACGTGTCCGCCCGTGCCGCCGCCGGTGAAGGCCGCCCTGTTCACGCCCCCTCCCCGCGCAGCCGCTCCAGCCCGTCCCCCGCCACCCGGCGGGCGGCGGCCTCCGCCACCCGGCGCAGCT of the bacterium genome contains:
- a CDS encoding glycosyltransferase yields the protein MNRAAFTGGGTGGHVYPALAVAQVLLADPAWHGLYIGTRGRAEERIVAGLREGGQLDLPFRPVMAMGFPGLRSWRLPAFMVRLKLGVLQAAWHLLRFRPQVLVATGGYAAAPAVFAAALLRRLGLLRCGILIHEQNATVGLMNRLAGRLADVVALTFAESAEALPGCRVLTVGYPVRAGLEQLPDREESCRVLGLDPARPVLFIFGGSQGARAINLALYRILPELLRRGVQVLHGTGMSAGTAWDAGAEHARALAALERDVADWPALAPSYHARPYFDQIQLAYAAADLVCCRAGAGAIFELLAMGRPALLIPKMGLPGDHQTANARCAERAGAAALLLEEPLLAEGRIEAGVRPERLVEALGALLEDPARRREMASAAHGFRGDARLRMAALALDVAAGRPLPAEAAPGGAHGSPRSLERLGTEQLLARVEDLRDEADRRYVAYRCLAALCSPQWAERNAGIKLATRLRLDAALPLLVHLAEDAAPPALLPRLLGERRHQNGFIRRNLMTAFAALPATPDSIRALRRALADPYWEARVEAIHSLAVLHDPPDPALEAAMARFRDRGNFEEARAVADWWASCLPAASWREWLLPLARHANCRVREAAILALERRVRQGELRLEDLKGELDGFLLTSTHFRPRFPLKQAMRALAEPREKEPC